One window from the genome of Roseomonas haemaphysalidis encodes:
- a CDS encoding ABC transporter substrate-binding protein produces MKRSDVMARPGRWLRRGVLAAALLGAGLGAAGAQPAERPLRLVVNVGLQVLDPIVGTSFVTRNFAYMVFDTLVALDGKGEIRPQMLQGWTVSDDGLTYTFTLRPGLEWHDGTPVTAEDCVASLRRWGGRDSSGRRLLAATKELRAEAPDRFVLQLSRPFGGVLDALAKPSVHVPFMMPARIAGSTPPTEAVKEIMGSGPFLFQADQWVPGERATFRRNPRYKPRDEPADGLAGGKAVFIERAEMINISDPATRAAALQNGEVDYLEYAPLDFLPVLSRDRNLVIAKPGGIAQIMGGVALNHAQPPFNNLKVRQALQMALDQSEIVAVHGLPDGMFLPSCQSMTLCGTRYSSEAGGEALRDQSLERARQMLRDSGYNNERVVLLHPADSALINPMAMVVADRMKRIGLNVDQQTLDWATAAQRWLSREPVERGGWSAVPVIYTGFDMSDPLSNVGIGYNCTGTAPWLYCDEAMTPLLRRFEAEADPERRRAIMADINRQALLNVNFPLTGQFSSPAAWRRELQGVVDFGFPVLWNIRRAPR; encoded by the coding sequence ATGAAGCGAAGTGACGTGATGGCCCGCCCCGGCCGCTGGCTGCGGCGCGGGGTGCTGGCGGCGGCGCTGCTGGGCGCCGGGCTCGGTGCCGCCGGCGCGCAGCCGGCCGAGCGGCCGCTCCGGCTGGTGGTCAATGTCGGGCTGCAGGTGCTGGACCCGATCGTCGGCACCTCCTTTGTCACGCGCAACTTCGCCTACATGGTGTTCGACACCCTGGTGGCGCTGGACGGCAAGGGCGAGATCCGGCCGCAGATGCTGCAAGGCTGGACGGTCAGCGACGATGGGCTGACCTATACCTTCACGCTGCGCCCCGGCCTGGAATGGCACGACGGCACGCCCGTGACGGCGGAGGACTGCGTCGCCTCCCTCCGCCGCTGGGGCGGGCGGGATTCCTCCGGGCGCCGCCTGCTGGCCGCGACAAAGGAACTGCGGGCCGAGGCGCCGGACCGCTTCGTGCTGCAACTGTCCCGGCCCTTCGGGGGCGTGCTGGATGCCCTGGCCAAGCCCAGCGTGCACGTGCCCTTCATGATGCCGGCGCGCATCGCCGGCAGCACGCCGCCGACGGAAGCGGTCAAGGAGATCATGGGCTCCGGCCCCTTCCTGTTCCAGGCCGACCAGTGGGTGCCGGGCGAGCGCGCCACCTTCCGCCGCAACCCCCGCTACAAGCCGCGCGACGAGCCGGCGGACGGGCTGGCCGGCGGCAAGGCGGTGTTCATCGAGCGGGCGGAGATGATCAACATCTCCGACCCCGCGACGCGCGCCGCGGCCTTGCAGAACGGCGAGGTGGACTACCTGGAATACGCGCCGCTGGACTTCCTGCCGGTGCTGTCGCGCGACCGCAACCTGGTGATCGCCAAGCCCGGCGGCATCGCGCAGATCATGGGCGGGGTGGCGCTGAACCACGCGCAGCCACCCTTCAACAACCTGAAGGTGCGCCAGGCGCTGCAGATGGCGCTGGACCAGTCGGAGATCGTGGCGGTGCACGGGCTGCCGGACGGCATGTTCCTGCCGAGCTGCCAGTCCATGACCCTGTGCGGCACGCGCTACAGCAGCGAGGCGGGCGGCGAGGCCCTGCGCGACCAGAGCCTGGAGCGGGCGCGGCAGATGCTGCGGGACTCCGGCTACAACAACGAGCGGGTGGTGCTGCTGCACCCGGCGGATTCCGCGCTGATCAACCCCATGGCCATGGTGGTGGCCGACCGCATGAAGCGGATCGGCCTGAACGTGGACCAGCAGACGCTCGACTGGGCCACGGCGGCGCAGCGGTGGCTGAGCCGCGAGCCGGTGGAGCGCGGCGGCTGGAGCGCGGTGCCGGTGATCTACACGGGCTTCGACATGTCGGACCCGCTCAGCAACGTGGGCATCGGCTACAACTGCACCGGCACGGCGCCCTGGCTGTATTGCGACGAGGCGATGACGCCCCTGCTGCGGCGCTTCGAGGCGGAAGCCGACCCGGAGCGCCGCCGGGCCATCATGGCCGACATCAACCGCCAGGCGCTGCTCAACGTGAACTTCCCGCTCACCGGGCAGTTCTCCAGCCCCGCCGCGTGGCGGCGCGAGCTGCAGGGGGTGGTCGACTTCGGCTTCCCCGTGCTGTGGAACATCCGGCGCGCCCCGCGCTGA
- a CDS encoding polysaccharide deacetylase family protein, with product MRVNWPNGARVAVMLTFDFDAETLWLSRDPANARRPGILSQGVYGARVAVPKILETLAEEEVKATFFVPGWTVENHASRGEMILRGGHEVAHHSYSHNWIDPDFPDKEVEEMEKGLDALKRVLGVTPRGYRSPAGESSDSMVGLLQKHGFLYDSSLMSDINPYRLELPDGGRGPIELPWHWSLDDAPHALFSIKSPRPIFPNSHLREIFQDEFREIYRWGGLYNLVMHPQISGRPGRVALLREMIQWIKTFPDVWFATGAEVAEAWSAAHEAK from the coding sequence ATGCGAGTGAACTGGCCCAACGGCGCCCGCGTCGCCGTGATGCTGACCTTCGACTTCGACGCGGAAACGCTGTGGCTGTCGCGCGACCCGGCCAATGCGCGCCGCCCCGGCATCCTGTCCCAGGGCGTCTACGGCGCCCGGGTGGCGGTGCCCAAGATCCTGGAAACCCTGGCGGAGGAGGAGGTCAAGGCCACCTTCTTCGTGCCCGGCTGGACGGTGGAGAACCATGCCAGCCGTGGCGAGATGATCCTGCGCGGTGGCCACGAGGTGGCGCACCACTCCTATTCCCACAACTGGATCGACCCCGACTTCCCGGACAAGGAGGTCGAGGAGATGGAAAAGGGCCTGGACGCGCTGAAGCGCGTGCTGGGCGTGACGCCGCGCGGCTACCGCTCGCCCGCCGGCGAAAGCAGCGACAGCATGGTGGGGCTGCTGCAGAAGCACGGCTTTCTCTACGACAGCTCGCTGATGTCCGACATCAACCCCTACCGGCTGGAGCTGCCGGATGGCGGGCGCGGGCCGATCGAGCTGCCCTGGCACTGGAGCCTGGACGACGCGCCGCACGCGCTGTTCTCCATCAAGAGCCCGCGGCCGATCTTTCCCAACAGCCACCTGCGCGAGATCTTCCAGGACGAGTTCCGCGAGATCTACCGCTGGGGCGGGCTGTACAACCTGGTGATGCACCCGCAGATCAGCGGCCGCCCCGGGCGCGTCGCGCTGCTGCGCGAGATGATCCAGTGGATCAAGACCTTTCCCGATGTCTGGTTCGCCACCGGTGCCGAGGTGGCCGAGGCCTGGAGCGCCGCCCATGAAGCGAAGTGA
- a CDS encoding SDR family NAD(P)-dependent oxidoreductase translates to MPDPTRFAGLAAIVTGAAGGIGAATAARLAAEGARVLLADRAPIPQPPANAATLQLDITAPDAGRRLAEAALAAFGRIDILVNNAGIGGSGSLEASDDALIARFLDTNLGAVLRVTRDVLPHLARPGGAVVNLSSVFGLAGYPGTAAYAAAKAGIAQFTRQLAAEQGPRGLRVNAVAPGVIETAMTEGHLRNPDYRRAMLDATPLRRSARPEEIAAVIAFLASADASFVTGQVIVADGGWLDGRNPPRDADRS, encoded by the coding sequence TTGCCTGACCCGACGCGCTTTGCCGGCCTGGCCGCCATTGTCACGGGGGCGGCCGGCGGCATCGGCGCCGCCACCGCCGCGCGGCTGGCGGCGGAAGGCGCGCGGGTGCTGCTGGCCGACCGCGCGCCCATCCCGCAGCCGCCCGCGAACGCCGCCACCCTGCAGCTCGACATCACCGCGCCCGATGCGGGCCGGCGGCTGGCGGAAGCGGCGCTGGCCGCCTTCGGGCGCATCGACATCCTGGTCAACAACGCCGGCATCGGCGGCTCCGGCTCGCTGGAAGCCAGCGACGACGCGTTGATCGCGCGGTTCCTGGACACCAACCTGGGCGCCGTGCTGCGCGTCACGCGGGACGTGCTGCCGCACCTGGCGCGGCCGGGCGGCGCGGTGGTCAACCTGTCCTCGGTGTTCGGGCTGGCGGGCTACCCCGGCACGGCGGCCTATGCGGCGGCCAAGGCGGGCATCGCGCAGTTCACCCGGCAGCTCGCCGCCGAGCAGGGGCCGCGCGGGCTGCGCGTCAACGCCGTGGCGCCCGGCGTGATCGAAACGGCGATGACCGAGGGGCACCTGCGCAACCCCGACTACCGCCGCGCCATGCTGGACGCCACGCCGCTGCGCCGCAGCGCGCGGCCGGAAGAGATCGCCGCCGTCATCGCCTTTCTGGCTTCCGCCGATGCCAGCTTCGTCACCGGGCAGGTGATCGTGGCGGACGGCGGCTGGCTGGACGGGCGCAACCCCCCGCGCGACGCGGACCGCAGCTAA
- a CDS encoding SDR family NAD(P)-dependent oxidoreductase — MTGRFAGRVAAITGAASGLGRAVAEALAAEGARLLLMDRDAAGLEALAARCPDALTVVIDVSSAADMARAAAAGLDRFGPASLLVTAAGMLGPTAPAVEAEEADWDRLFDVNVKGTWLAAKCFIPQIRAAGGGAVVTLASAAGLTGSLSLPAYSASKGAVVMLSRSLALAHAPEGIRVNCVCPGSIETPMLDATFAAAADPAARMAEFRARHPLGRFGQAREVADTVLFLLGEGAGFVTGVSLPVDGGRLA, encoded by the coding sequence ATGACGGGACGTTTCGCGGGCCGCGTGGCGGCCATCACCGGCGCCGCATCCGGCCTCGGCCGCGCCGTCGCGGAAGCGCTCGCGGCGGAAGGCGCCCGCCTGCTGCTGATGGACCGCGACGCCGCCGGGCTGGAGGCGCTGGCCGCCCGCTGCCCGGACGCACTGACAGTGGTGATCGACGTCAGCTCCGCCGCCGACATGGCGCGGGCGGCGGCCGCGGGGCTCGACCGCTTCGGCCCCGCCAGCCTGCTGGTCACCGCCGCCGGCATGCTGGGGCCCACCGCACCGGCGGTGGAAGCGGAAGAGGCCGACTGGGACCGGCTGTTCGACGTCAACGTCAAGGGCACCTGGCTGGCGGCCAAGTGCTTCATCCCGCAGATCCGCGCGGCGGGCGGCGGCGCGGTGGTGACGCTGGCCTCGGCGGCGGGGCTCACCGGCTCGCTGTCCCTGCCCGCCTATTCCGCCAGCAAGGGCGCGGTGGTGATGCTCAGCCGCAGCCTGGCGCTGGCGCACGCGCCGGAAGGCATCCGCGTCAACTGCGTTTGCCCCGGCTCCATCGAGACGCCCATGCTGGATGCCACCTTCGCCGCCGCCGCCGACCCGGCGGCGCGCATGGCCGAGTTCCGCGCCCGCCACCCGCTGGGCCGCTTCGGCCAAGCGCGCGAGGTGGCGGATACCGTGCTGTTTCTGCTGGGCGAGGGCGCGGGCTTCGTCACCGGCGTGTCGCTGCCCGTGGATGGAGGCCGCCTTGCCTGA
- a CDS encoding IclR family transcriptional regulator, which yields MDERLFLQSLARGLQVLEAFEGVAQPLSLGGLAAATGLDKSATQRIAHTLLALGYLERDPGGQGLVPGKRLLDRAFDMLRLNPLVQRATPVLQELRRTVQERVDLSLPDDTQIIYAVRLQSRRDTLSATLVGRRMPAFATSGGRAMLAAMPEAEAEDILARSDRRPLTPATITDLPGLRGKLAEARRDGFSMALEESLRDEVVLAAAVLDAQGRPVGAVHVAGSLAEWDAQRFRRRIGPLAMQAARALGGFA from the coding sequence GTGGACGAGCGGCTGTTCCTGCAGTCGCTGGCGCGCGGCCTGCAGGTGCTGGAAGCCTTCGAGGGCGTGGCGCAGCCCTTGTCGCTGGGCGGGCTGGCGGCGGCCACGGGGCTGGACAAGAGCGCCACCCAGCGCATCGCCCACACCCTGCTGGCGCTGGGCTACCTGGAGCGCGACCCGGGCGGGCAGGGGCTGGTGCCGGGCAAGCGCCTGCTGGACCGCGCCTTCGACATGCTGCGCCTCAACCCCCTGGTGCAGCGCGCGACGCCCGTGCTGCAGGAGCTGCGCCGCACCGTGCAGGAACGCGTGGACCTCAGCTTGCCGGATGACACGCAGATCATCTACGCGGTGCGGCTGCAAAGCCGGCGGGACACGTTGTCGGCCACGCTGGTCGGCCGCCGCATGCCCGCCTTCGCCACCTCCGGCGGGCGGGCCATGCTGGCGGCGATGCCGGAAGCGGAGGCGGAGGACATCCTGGCGCGCTCCGACCGCCGGCCGCTGACGCCGGCCACCATCACCGACCTGCCCGGGCTGCGCGGCAAGCTGGCGGAAGCGCGGCGGGACGGCTTCAGCATGGCGCTGGAGGAATCGCTGCGCGACGAGGTGGTGCTGGCGGCGGCGGTGCTGGATGCGCAGGGCCGCCCGGTGGGGGCGGTGCACGTGGCGGGCTCGCTGGCGGAATGGGACGCGCAGCGGTTCCGCCGCCGCATCGGCCCGCTGGCCATGCAGGCGGCGCGCGCGCTGGGCGGCTTCGCCTGA
- a CDS encoding nuclear transport factor 2 family protein, giving the protein MDDDRVWTFEESLWTADAEHYRESIDDECLMVLPAPPFVMSGQQAVQAVTETPRWSKVELSERQVKRPQEGLIVIAYKASAERDGIPPYVAHCTSTYRRLSHENWKVVQHQQTPPLVSSSAADD; this is encoded by the coding sequence ATGGATGACGACCGCGTCTGGACCTTCGAGGAAAGCCTCTGGACCGCCGATGCCGAGCATTACCGCGAGTCGATCGACGACGAATGCCTGATGGTGCTGCCGGCGCCCCCCTTCGTGATGAGCGGCCAGCAGGCCGTGCAGGCCGTGACCGAAACGCCGCGCTGGTCCAAGGTGGAACTCTCCGAGCGGCAGGTGAAGCGGCCGCAGGAAGGGCTGATCGTCATCGCCTACAAGGCCAGTGCCGAGCGTGACGGCATTCCGCCCTACGTGGCGCACTGCACCTCCACCTACCGCCGCCTGTCGCATGAGAACTGGAAGGTGGTGCAGCACCAGCAGACGCCGCCGCTGGTGTCCTCCTCCGCCGCCGACGACTAA
- the mnhG gene encoding monovalent cation/H(+) antiporter subunit G, whose amino-acid sequence MREVDIGFWRHAAELPPWANVADLPIWAAIPVALLLLAGAGFALTGSIGLLRLKDFYERLHAPTIGTSYGMACILLASVIFFSVLQTRLVLHEVLIGILVLATTPVTLMLVARAALHRDRLEGHAGVPPPRGEPGPGDTAPEPAPPAP is encoded by the coding sequence ATGAGGGAGGTGGATATCGGCTTCTGGCGCCACGCCGCCGAGCTGCCGCCCTGGGCCAACGTGGCGGACCTGCCGATCTGGGCGGCCATTCCCGTGGCGCTGCTGCTGCTGGCCGGCGCCGGCTTCGCGCTGACCGGCTCGATCGGCCTGCTGCGGCTCAAGGATTTCTACGAGCGGCTGCACGCGCCGACCATCGGCACCTCCTACGGCATGGCCTGCATCCTACTAGCGTCCGTGATCTTCTTTTCGGTGCTGCAAACCCGGCTGGTGCTGCACGAGGTGCTGATCGGCATCCTGGTGCTGGCCACCACGCCGGTCACGCTGATGCTGGTGGCCCGCGCCGCGCTGCACCGCGACCGGCTGGAAGGCCATGCCGGCGTGCCGCCGCCGCGCGGCGAGCCCGGCCCCGGGGACACGGCCCCGGAGCCGGCGCCCCCCGCCCCTTAG
- a CDS encoding K+/H+ antiporter subunit F: protein MSAALLGWSLLLAQVMLGAGMLCACWRAVRGPRAQDRVVGLDTLYINGMLLLLTFGIRSGTVLYFEAALVIALLGFVSTAALAKFLMRGEVIE from the coding sequence GTGAGCGCCGCGCTGCTGGGCTGGTCGCTGCTGCTGGCGCAGGTGATGCTGGGTGCCGGCATGCTGTGCGCCTGCTGGCGCGCCGTGCGCGGCCCCCGCGCGCAGGACCGGGTGGTGGGCCTCGACACCCTCTACATCAACGGCATGCTGCTGCTGCTGACCTTCGGCATCCGCTCCGGCACCGTGCTGTATTTCGAGGCGGCGCTGGTGATCGCGCTGCTGGGCTTCGTCAGCACGGCGGCCCTGGCGAAGTTCCTGATGCGCGGCGAGGTGATCGAATGA
- a CDS encoding Na+/H+ antiporter subunit E, whose translation MRRLLPHPVVSAGLFVMWLLLAESAAPGPALVGLAVALGCGWAMAALRPGRARLRRPLLVLRLIGTVAADTLRSNIAVARVILHRRADRRSGFIRIRLALRDPQALAVLAVILTATPGTAWVEFDSDDGWLLLHVLDLIDEEEWVRIVKERYEAPLLQIFPAAAEPRR comes from the coding sequence ATGAGGCGCCTGCTGCCACACCCGGTCGTCTCGGCCGGGCTGTTCGTCATGTGGCTGCTCCTGGCCGAAAGCGCCGCGCCCGGCCCGGCGCTGGTCGGGCTGGCGGTGGCGCTGGGCTGCGGCTGGGCCATGGCCGCGCTGCGCCCGGGCCGCGCGCGACTGCGCCGCCCCCTGCTGGTGCTGCGCCTGATCGGCACCGTGGCGGCGGACACGCTGCGCTCCAACATCGCCGTGGCGCGGGTGATCCTGCACCGGCGGGCGGACCGCCGCTCGGGCTTCATCCGCATCCGGCTGGCGCTGCGCGACCCGCAGGCGCTGGCGGTGCTGGCCGTGATCCTGACCGCCACGCCCGGCACCGCCTGGGTGGAATTCGACAGCGACGACGGCTGGCTGCTGCTGCACGTGCTGGACCTGATCGACGAGGAGGAGTGGGTGCGTATCGTCAAGGAGCGCTACGAGGCGCCGCTGCTGCAGATCTTCCCCGCCGCGGCGGAGCCACGCCGGTGA
- a CDS encoding monovalent cation/H+ antiporter subunit D — MSGWLQHLVILPILIPLLAGAVMIPLEDQRGQVRGAIGVLSAVAMLVVAVLLLLRADAGGADAVSVYRLGNWPAMFGIVLVADRLAALMLVLTAVLGLAALLFSLSRWQRVGAHFQALFQFQLMGLNGAFLTGDLFNLFVFFEVLLAASYGLALHGSGVARVKAGLHYIAINLAASLLFLIGVSMIYGVGGTLNMADLAVRIPQLPPADRPLMEAGAALLGMAFLVKAAMWPLGFWLPRTYAAASPPAAAIFSMMSKVGVYAVLRLSLLLFGDDAGSSAGFGGSWLLAGGIMTIAFGAISVLATQDLSRLAGASVLISSGTLLAAVGAGQVSVTGGALYYLATSSLAIGAFFLLIDLLERGRDVGADVLAVTLEAFGDGEEDDEDDDEVGVAIPATMAVLGLSFLCCALLLAGLPPLSGFVAKFAMLSGILNPQGLGRGPAAVSTGGWALLLALVLSGLATVIAMTRAGIRVIWAASDRVVPRVGVVEIAPVLLLLGTCIGMTAAAGPVLRYMDQAAIALHAPEDYVRQVTGRELSAPAGAAR; from the coding sequence GTGAGCGGCTGGCTGCAACACCTGGTCATCCTGCCGATCCTGATCCCGCTGCTGGCAGGCGCCGTGATGATCCCGCTGGAAGACCAGCGCGGCCAGGTGCGCGGCGCCATCGGCGTGCTGTCGGCCGTGGCCATGCTGGTGGTGGCCGTGCTGCTGCTGCTGCGCGCCGATGCCGGCGGGGCGGACGCGGTCAGCGTGTACCGCCTGGGCAACTGGCCGGCGATGTTCGGCATCGTGCTGGTGGCGGACCGGCTGGCGGCGCTGATGCTGGTGCTGACGGCGGTGCTGGGGCTGGCGGCCCTCTTGTTCTCGCTGTCGCGCTGGCAGCGCGTGGGCGCGCATTTCCAGGCGCTGTTCCAGTTCCAGCTGATGGGGCTGAACGGCGCCTTCCTGACCGGCGACCTGTTCAACCTGTTTGTCTTCTTCGAGGTGCTGCTCGCGGCCTCCTACGGCCTCGCCCTGCACGGCTCGGGGGTCGCGCGGGTCAAGGCGGGGCTGCACTACATCGCCATCAACCTCGCCGCCTCGCTGCTGTTCCTGATCGGCGTCAGCATGATCTACGGCGTCGGCGGCACGCTCAACATGGCCGACCTCGCGGTGCGCATCCCGCAGCTGCCGCCAGCCGACCGGCCGCTGATGGAAGCCGGCGCCGCGCTGCTCGGCATGGCCTTCCTGGTCAAGGCGGCGATGTGGCCGCTGGGCTTCTGGCTGCCCCGCACCTACGCCGCCGCCAGCCCGCCCGCCGCCGCCATCTTCTCCATGATGAGCAAGGTGGGCGTCTACGCCGTGCTGCGCCTGTCGCTGCTGCTGTTCGGCGACGACGCGGGCAGCTCCGCCGGCTTCGGCGGCAGCTGGCTGCTGGCCGGCGGCATCATGACCATCGCCTTTGGCGCCATCAGCGTGCTGGCGACGCAGGACCTGTCGCGGCTGGCCGGCGCCAGCGTGCTGATCTCGTCGGGCACGCTGCTGGCGGCGGTGGGCGCGGGGCAGGTTTCCGTCACCGGCGGCGCGCTGTACTACCTGGCCACCTCCTCGCTCGCCATCGGCGCGTTCTTTCTCCTGATCGACCTGCTGGAACGCGGCCGCGACGTGGGCGCCGACGTTCTGGCCGTGACGCTGGAAGCCTTCGGCGACGGCGAGGAGGATGACGAGGACGACGACGAGGTGGGCGTCGCCATTCCCGCCACCATGGCGGTGCTGGGCCTCAGCTTCCTGTGCTGCGCCCTGCTCCTGGCCGGGCTGCCGCCCTTGTCCGGCTTTGTGGCCAAGTTCGCCATGCTCAGCGGCATCCTGAACCCGCAGGGCCTGGGCCGCGGCCCGGCGGCGGTATCCACCGGCGGCTGGGCGCTGCTGCTGGCCCTGGTGCTGTCGGGGCTGGCCACCGTGATCGCCATGACGCGCGCGGGCATCCGCGTGATCTGGGCGGCATCCGACCGCGTGGTGCCGCGCGTCGGCGTGGTGGAGATCGCGCCCGTGCTGCTGCTGCTGGGCACCTGCATCGGCATGACCGCCGCCGCCGGCCCGGTGCTGCGCTACATGGACCAGGCCGCCATCGCGCTGCATGCGCCGGAGGACTACGTGCGGCAGGTGACGGGGCGCGAGTTGTCCGCCCCCGCGGGGGCCGCGCGATGA
- a CDS encoding Na+/H+ antiporter subunit C gives MELILALSIGVLGGSGVWLLMRPRTFQLIIGLSLLSYAVNLFIFSMGRFPVGAPPVLEPGGVGDPAVYADPLPQALVLTAIVIGFATTALFLVVMLASRGLTGGDHVDGKGGRSR, from the coding sequence ATGGAACTGATCCTGGCCCTCAGCATCGGCGTGCTCGGCGGATCGGGCGTGTGGCTGCTCATGCGGCCGCGCACCTTCCAGCTGATCATCGGCTTGTCGCTGCTGTCCTACGCGGTGAACCTGTTCATCTTCAGCATGGGCCGCTTTCCCGTCGGCGCACCCCCGGTGCTGGAGCCCGGCGGCGTGGGCGACCCGGCGGTCTACGCCGACCCCCTGCCCCAGGCGCTGGTGCTCACGGCCATCGTCATCGGCTTCGCCACCACGGCGCTGTTTCTGGTGGTCATGCTCGCCTCGCGCGGCCTGACCGGCGGCGACCACGTGGACGGCAAGGGGGGGCGCTCGCGGTGA